A region from the Triticum aestivum cultivar Chinese Spring chromosome 3D, IWGSC CS RefSeq v2.1, whole genome shotgun sequence genome encodes:
- the LOC123073963 gene encoding flavanone 3-dioxygenase 2, translated as MATSGTLPVVDLAPFFTGDESGMARATEAMREACHTLGFFRAVNHGMPAELMKRALELSAAFFALPDEEKAKVRPAEGSQAPLPAGHGRHPAHLVDRYEYVRVCHPRHELNLYFPDEPAGFREAMEECYAKLTELGLLIQDILNDCMGLPPGFLKEYNSDRGLDVMVALRYFSSSSREGEEIGLSEHEDGSCVSFVFQDGVGGLEVLKDGQWIAAEPADGSIVVNIGDVLRVLSNNTFRSATHRVVRKAAHRHSFGFFWSIHGDKWVEPLTEFTAKIGDAPQYRGFKYNEYMQRFMKSRTDPQARPEDAFSVSHYAI; from the exons aTGGCGACCAGCGGCACGCTCCCTGTCGTGGACCTGGCGCCTTTCTTCACCGGGGATGAGAGCGGCATGGCCCGCGCCACTGAAGCCATGCGCGAGGCGTGCCACACGCTGGGGTTCTTCCGTGCCGTGAACCATGGCATGCCCGCGGAGCTGATGAAGCGCGCGCTGGAGCTGTCGGCCGCTTTTTTTGCGCTGCCGGACGAGGAGAAGGCCAAGGTCCGGCCGGCGGAGGGGTCCCAGGCGCCCCTGCCGGCTGGCCACGGGCGGCATCCCGCCCATTTGGTGGACAGGTACGAGTACGTGCGGGTCTGTCATCCTCGGCACGAGCTCAACTTGTACTTCCCCGATGAGCCGGCCGGTTTCAG AGAAGCAATGGAGGAGTGCTACGCGAAGCTCACCGAGCTGGGGCTGCTCATCCAGGACATCCTGAACGACTGCATGGGGCTGCCGCCGGGCTTCCTCAAGGAATACAACAGCGACCGCGGCCTGGACGTCATGGTGGCGCTGCGCTACTTCTCTTCATCgtcgagggagggggaggagattgGGCTGAGCGAGCACGAGGACGGGAGTTGCGTCAGCTTTGTCTTCCAGGACGGCGTGGGCGGGCTGGAGGTCCTCAAAGACGGGCAGTGGATTGCGGCAGAGCCCGCCGACGGAAGCATCGTCGTTAATATCGGCGACGTCCTGAGGGTGCTGAGCAACAACACGTTCCGTAGCGCGACGCACCGGGTGGTGAGGAAGGCGGCGCACCGGCACTCGTTCGGCTTTTTCTGGTCCATCCACGGCGACAAGTGGGTGGAGCCGTTGACGGAGTTCACGGCCAAGATCGGCGACGCGCCGCAGTACAGGGGGTTCAAGTACAACGAGTATATGCAGCGGTTCATGAAGAGCAGGACGGATCCGCAGGCCAGGCCCGAGGACGCCTTCAGCGTCAGCCACTATGCCATCTGA